Proteins co-encoded in one Girardinichthys multiradiatus isolate DD_20200921_A chromosome 11, DD_fGirMul_XY1, whole genome shotgun sequence genomic window:
- the si:dkey-175g6.2 gene encoding trichohyalin produces the protein MVMTCHNAPSPARLILLVLLIVTPQLAGSAPAWGEQGEGGGVQGRTRTDHKEDSLGPLLSLPQPQIFPGTDDASQDRGRGPGQDNQLDKLSDPEQLLAVLLESLDHPGDGEILASRSRDWEEEDQSRKLPSAESMQGGEIRGAEQTEGERGKQEDNEKQKADKAIEKVILGHLAAVQGDEIKEKEEEEAKTLRSREDQRATDEERSNEEEEQEEGNNLEKLIDKAKSSSTLEGNDPSLERKIRGYFQNIDLGLQDNEILPPLKGYKAYNTQLARAGKKQHWQDNMSRNRPVKGGNFMDDFEDGGEELEEEIEEEEESLSHMEEEARARAEKQEVLRQQEEAERAREEEQRLADIASDMLLQYMGKKQQPFMKPRQKSSNTAEDKRSEEVLPDEDDLDQQMIDRLIEISSKLHLPADDVIEIISDVEEKKKKRKELQQQPLNSNPVVPRFRPLVPPPLATPPIYHYTASKNPKKAPYKHNKSNKKWHKDKVKSYKQDYWYKPQKQLDYWYKPQKQFLAFPSYPYYQKPYRAYYPVYFPYPKAQYYGKSSPSRDQPFGPQELDLQHSRRRHRGRGKNRAGQGWRQQPQPRLPLTPYISNYILPHPRTYQPLPPPKPVIAPRRGRRPPYNYPQVTPGDDYEEDGLVPQLDSEEELENFIERIYMKRRMY, from the coding sequence ATGGTCATGACCTGTCATAACGCCCCTTCCCCAGCTCGCCTCATCCTATTGGTCCTGCTCATTGTCACTCCACAGCTAGCCGGCTCCGCCCCGGCATGGGGCGAGCAAGGGGAGGGAGGAGGAGTGCAGGGGCGTACACGGACAGACCACAAAGAGGACAGTCTGGGCCCCCTCCTCTCGCTTCCCCAGCCCCAGATTTTCCCTGGCACAGACGACGCATCGCAAGATCGGGGTCGTGGTCCAGGTCAAGATAACCAATTAGATAAATTGAGTGACCCCGAGCAGCTGCTTGCTGTTCTTTTGGAGTCTCTGGACCACCCGGGGGATGGCGAAATTCTTGCCAGCAGAAGCAGAGACTGGGAGGAAGAGGATCAGAGTCGGAAGCTGCCCTCCGCTGAAAGCATGCAGGGTGGTGAGATAAGAGGAGCAGAGCAGACAGAAGGGGAGAGGGGGAAGCAAGAGGACAATGAGAAGCAAAAAGCTGATAAGGCAATTGAAAAGGTAATTTTAGGCCATTTGGCAGCTGTTCAGGGGGATGAAATTAAGgaaaaggaggaagaggaggccaAAACCTTAAGATCAAGGGAGGATCAAAGGGCAACTGATGAAGAAAGGAGCAATGAAGAAGAGGAGCAAGAGGAGggaaataatttagaaaaactCATAGACAAAGCCAAATCTTCATCCACTTTAGAGGGGAATGATCCCTCGTTGGAGCGCAAAATCCGTGGCTACTTCCAAAACATAGACTTGGGTCTGCAAGACAATGAAATCCTGCCTCCTCTGAAGGGCTACAAGGCGTACAACACTCAGCTCGCACGAGCTGGGAAGAAACAGCACTGGCAGGACAACATGTCTCGCAATAGACCTGTCAAAGGGGGGAACTTTATGGATGACTTCGAAGATGGAGgcgaggagctggaggaggagattgaagaggaagaggagagccTCTCCCACATGGAGGAGGAGGCGAGGGCGCGTGCGGAGAAGCAGGAGGTTCTCCGGCAGCAGGAGGAGGCGGAGAGAGCCAGGGAGGAAGAGCAGAGGTTGGCGGACATCGCCTCTGACATGCTGCTGCAGTACATGGGCAAGAAGCAGCAGCCCTTCATGAAGCCACGACAGAAGAGCAGCAACACCGCTGAGGACAAGAGGTCAGAGGAGGTTCTCCCTGACGAAGACGACCTGGACCAGCAGATGATTGATAGGCTGATTGAGATCAGCAGCAAGCTCCATTTGCCCGCCGACGATGTAATCGAGATCATAAGCGACgtggaggagaaaaagaagaaaaggaaagagTTGCAGCAGCAGCCCTTAAACAGCAATCCGGTTGTTCCACGCTTCAGGCCTCTGGTGCCCCCTCCTCTCGCCACCCCACCCATTTACCACTACACAGCCTCAAAAAATCCTAAGAAAGCTCCTTATAAGCACAATAAATCCAATAAGAAATGGCACAAGGACAAAGTCAAGTCATACAAGCAGGACTATTGGTATAAGCCTCAGAAGCAGCTTGACTACTGGTATAAACCCCAGAAACAGTTTTTAGCCTTCCCCTCCTACCCCTACTACCAAAAGCCATATCGAGCCTACTACCCAGTTTACTTCCCATATCCTAAGGCACAGTACTATGGCAAGTCCTCCCCCTCCCGAGACCAGCCCTTCGGCCCCCAAGAACTTGATCTCCAGCACTCGAGGCGCAGGCACAGGGGTCGGGGTAAGAACCGGGCCGGACAGGGCTGGAGGCAGCAGCCGCAACCACGCCTGCCTCTCACACCTTATATCTCTAACTATATCCTGCCTCACCCACGGACCTACCAGCCTTTGCCCCCTCCCAAACCGGTGATCGCGCCCAGGAGGGGCAGACGACCACCATATAACTACCCACAGGTCACTCCAGGAGATGACTATGAGGAAGATGGGCTGGTACCTCAGCTGGACAGTGAGGAGGAGCTAGAGAACTTTATCGAGAGGATCTACATGAAGCGCAGAATGTATTGA